One genomic region from Rosa rugosa chromosome 1, drRosRugo1.1, whole genome shotgun sequence encodes:
- the LOC133724443 gene encoding cyclin-dependent kinase B1-2-like, whose amino-acid sequence MNLIDSNRTLIQPREQDTETQYLGQLYKIFSIRGTPRLHLLPADVAGFLDWETVPRFRRANLLRRFPMLGVSGNRLLARLLSYSPVERLSAAAAIGHDFFEELRPQSDAE is encoded by the exons ATGAACCTTATCGATTCAAACAGGACACTAATTCAACCCAGGGAGCAGGATACCGAGACACAGTATCTAGGTCAGCTCTACAAGATTTTCAG TATACGCGGTACTCCTCGCCTTCACCTTCTACCAGCAGATGTAGCTGGCTTTCTGGACTGGGAGACTGTCCCTCGGTTTCGCAGAGCCAACCTCCTCCGACGTTTCCCTATGCTTGGTGTTTCTGGCAATCGGCTCCTGGCG CGTTTGTTGAGCTACTCTCCAGTAGAAAGGCTGTCAGCTGCTGCCGCGATTGGGCACGACTTTTTCGAGGAACTGCGCCCTCAATCAGATGCAGAATAA
- the LOC133726871 gene encoding cyclin-dependent kinase B1-1-like, producing the protein MNKYERVRTLSKTGRYGEVYSVRNKQTNEYFIAQEFNRRGLEVARRECGFLDELSGSGHVIKKVEEIQNSGERLAVTVVYEALAATSLRRFLDANPEQPLPLRAVKSITYQILKGLADAHSLGIFHRDIRPSKIAVAVADDGSLIIKIVWISGTPEGWVHRNPSLRLETSKR; encoded by the coding sequence ATGAACAAATACGAACGTGTCCGAACGCTTTCCAAGACTGGGAGGTACGGCGAAGTCTACTCCGTGAGGAACAAGCAGACGAATGAGTATTTCATCGCCCAAGAATTCAATCGGAGAGGCCTTGAAGTTGCCCGGCGCGAATGCGGGTTCCTGGACGAGCTATCCGGGTCGGGTCATGTTATCAAGAAAGTGGAGGAAATCCAGAACTCCGGTGAGCGACTCGCCGTCACGGTGGTCTACGAAGCTCTCGCCGCGACAAGTCTGAGGCGGTTCTTGGACGCCAACCCCGAACAGCCTCTGCCGCTCCGGGCCGTCAAATCGATCACATACCAAATCTTGAAGGGCTTGGCCGACGCTCACAGCCTGGGCATCTTTCACCGTGACATCCGCCCCAGTAAGATCGCCGTCGCGGTCGCCGACGATGGGTCGTTGATAATCAAGATAGTGTGGATTTCAGGGACGCCAGAAGGGTGGGTCCACCGGAACCCGTCACTCCGACTAGAGACTTCGAAAAGGTGA
- the LOC133727213 gene encoding uncharacterized protein LOC133727213: MRGTCSNVDDSPQEQPSEQPIICECSNEENCECSRGMTSAAHFIKHLPGESQGPQLNNVGVGLLANFESERVNGHLLSHPASSSSSSSQRSHSHQALKRTSSQVSNKAECTSSMVNHNSSQRLMVRRNSHPNSEATVRGLTSCIPNSTPNLINSGNCTTLLFGSTPLCRFSLSQGLLGVPSNLFHSVMPAIQLPHASGDSTSQIEEAPATLDDSGFPSENQIIDIWRQLLMESTLYVHRPADILLEGSSSVFRVTADNGSVDFRLVTENAEVVNQSLVYFSIEMRNRFGGMRLDVDNMSYEELLALEDHIGYVSTGLSEEAAVASLKRSNYFLLADENAQKEFCSICQEDFIEEDELGTLDCGHSFHICCIKQWLGYKNVCPICKSPALSTTFSLI; the protein is encoded by the exons ATGCGTGGGACTTGTTCCAATGTCGATGATTCCCCTCAAGAACAACCATCTGAGCAGCCAAT AATATGTGAGTGTTCCAATGAGGAAAATTGTGAATGTAGTAGAGGGATGACTTCTGCTGCACATTTTATAAAACACCTTCCAGGTGAAAGTCAAGGGCCTCAGCTAAATAATGTCGGTGTTGGATTGCTTGCCAATTTTGAATCCGAGAGGGTCAATGGCCATCTTTTATCTCATcct gcatcttcatcttcatcctcatccCAAAGATCACATTCACATCAAGCTTTAAAACGTACAAGCAGCCAGGTCTCAAACAAGGCAGAGTGTACTTCATCAATGGTCAATCATAACTCGTCGCAAAGACTAATGGTCCGAAGGAACTCGCATCCTAATTCAGAAGCCACAGTAAGAGGCCTAACAAGTTGCATTCCCAACAGTACTCCAAACCTTATTAACTCTGGAAATTGCACCACATTGCTTTTCGGATCCACTCCTCTTTGCCGATTCTCTCTTTCTCAAGGTCTTTTGGGGGTGCCTTCGAATCTTTTCCACTCTGTAATGCCTGCCATTCAGCTTCCCCACGCAAGTGGAGATTCAACATCTCAAATAGAAGAAGCTCCTGCTACTTTGGATGATAGTGGATTCCCTAGTGAGAACCAAATAATTGATATATGGAGGCAACTCCTCATGGAATCGACTCTATATGTACATAGGCCGGCCGATATATTGTTAGAAGGTTCAAGTTCCGTCTTTAGGGTAACGGCTGACAATGGATCAGTGGACTTCAGACTTGTAACAGAG AACGCTGAAGTTGTTAACCAATCACTAGTGTACTTTTCTATTGAAATGCGCAATCGCTTTGGAGGcatgaggcttgatgtggataACATGTCATATGAG GAACTATTGGCTTTAGAAGATCACATAGGGTATGTCAGCACAGGATTATCGGAGGAAGCAGCTGTTGCATCTCTCAAACGCAGTAATTATTTTCTGCTTGCTGATGAAAATGCTCAGAAAGAGTTTTGCAGCATCTGCCAG GAGGATTTTATAGAGGAAGATGAGCTAGGAACATTGGATTGCGGACACAGCTTCCACATTTGTTGCATCAAACAATGGCTAGGATATAAAAACGTGTGTCCTATATGCAAATCTCCTGCCTTATCTACTACGTTCTCACTTATTTAA